The DNA sequence GCGACAGATACCTCGACCTTGCCATAGAAGGAGTTGGAACAAAAGTTCTCTTAGCACAACTAGCCGAAAAATATGATACAATAGGCATTGACGGCGTGGCGATGGTTGTAAACGATGTGATTAGGTCTGGCGCTAAACCCCTAGCCATCGCCGACAACATTCATGCCCACAAGTCTGATCCTTTTCTTGTGAAAGAGTGGATGAAAGGCATAACAAAAGCTGCCACCGAAACCCAATGTATCGTGGCAGGCGGCGAAATAGGCGACGTCGCCGAAATCATAAGGGGACTCAAAAGAGGCAAAGGGTTCGATATTGTAGTGGCATGTATCGGTGAAGTAGACAGTGACCACATAATATTCGGCAACAACATCAAGCCGAAAGATGTTGTGATAGGCTTAAGAAGTTCAGGTCTCCACAGCAATGGCATTACATTGGCAAAGAGAGTCTTGTTTAAAGAGTGGGGCGGCAGATTCGACCCCTATGACGTCCCAGAAGGCCTGGATAGAGCGCTCATTCATGAAGTTTTAGAACCCACAAAAATCTACGCAAAACCGATACGAGAAGTTGTCAAACAGCACAGGATTAAAGGAGCTGTCCACATCACTGGAGACGCCTACCTGAAATTCGACAGATTCACGAAGTTCTCTAAAGGAATAGGGTTCAGGTTTAATAATTTCAAGCCCCAACCCATCTTTGAACTTATACAAAAAACAGCAGAATCATTCGGGGGCATTACCGATGAAGAAATGCTGAAAACATTTAACATGGGTTGGGGCTTTGCCATAGTCGTAGATAGACAGGAACAAGACGACATGTTAGACTGTTTGGAGAAAAGCAAAGACAAGGCAGAAGTCATTGGAGAAGTAACATCCACGAAAAAAATTGTAGCCGTCTATAAGGAAAAGACGTTGGTGCTCAGATAATTTTTTATACTTTTGTTTAAATTTCACTTACAAAAGATTTAAATTTTTAACTGTTTAATTATAACCCATGCTATACAAAGCTCGAGTGGAAGTAAGCCTCAAACCAGGGCATTCCGACCCAGAAGGAGAAACAACCACACGCTCCCTAAGAGAACTCACCTACCCAGTTAGAAACGTTGGAGTAAGCAAAATGTACACAATAATTTTGGAAGCAAACTCCAGAAACGACGCAGAAACCAAGGTAGAGGAGATGTGCAAAAAACTGTTAGCCAACCCCACCAAGGACAACTACAGTTTTCAGGTTGAAGAAACCAAATGACTACTTTCACTCGCCGCAAAACACCTTTCGAAATCTACGAAATAAAAATCTTAGACGCAAACGACAACCAACTAGTAGAAATAAGCCAAGAACTCAGCATCGGCTTAAACCTAGAAGAAATGAAAGCAGTAAAGACATACTTCACCAAAAAAAACCGAAACCCAACAGACGTAGAACTCCAAACCATCGGACAAACGTGGTCAGAACACTGCTTCCACAAAACCTTCAAAGGAACAGTAGTCACTGACAAAGGCAAAATCCAAAACCTGTTCAAAACCTACATAGCGAAAGCAACAACTGAACTAAACCCACCATGGTGCATTTCAGTATTCGAAGACAATGCAGGCATCATAGAATTAAATAACGACTTTGCAATTGCTGCAAAAGTGGAAACCCACAACCACCCATCTGCTATAGAACCATTTGGCGGCGCAGCCACAGGCACCGGAGGAGTCATTCGAGACATATTAGGCGTCTGGGCCGACCCCATAGCCTGCACCGACATCCTAGGATTTGGCCCCTTAGACTACGACTACAGCAAGCTTCCACAAGGCGTCAAACATCCAAAATACCTGTTCAGAGGCGTAGTAGCGGGAATAGGATGCTACGGCAACAACATGGGAATCCCCACCGTAAACGGGGCGATATTCTTTGACGAAAGCTACGTAGGCAACGTAGTGGTTTACTGTGGCTGCATAGGGCTACTCCCAAAGGACAAGTTTGTCAAAAACGCAAAACCAAGCGACACGATCCTCCTGGTAGGAGGTAGAACGGGCCGAGACGGAATCCACGGCGTAACTTTTGCCTCCGCCGAACTCACCAAAAAATCGGAAGAAATTTCTCGTCCAGCAGTTCAAATCGCCAATCCAATCGAAGAAGAAAAACTGAAACGAGCCATAATCAAAGTTCGTGACAGAAAACTTGGCTCAGGCATAACCGACCTAGGCGGAGGAGGCTTATCAAGCGCAGTAGGCGAGATGGCGCACAGAATGGGCTGTGGCGCTCGTATTGAACTAAAAAAGGTTCCATTGAAATATAAGGGATTGGCACCTTGGGAGATTTACGTTTCTGAATCTCAAGAAAGAATGTTGCTTCTTGTCCCAAAAAAGAACCTAAAGCAAGTTATACAAATCTTCAAAAAAGAAGACGTCGAAGCCACCCCCATCGGCAAATTTACCGACGACAACACTTTAAAGATTTATTATGAAGGTCACGAGGTTGCAGATCTGAACATAAACTTCTTGTTTGCCCCACCAAAAACCGAAAGAGTTGCAAAATGGAGCGAAGTAACATTCAAAGAACCCATTTTCCCAGAGCCCCACGACCTAAGCCCCCATGTTCTGAAAATGTTGTCTTCGTCAAACATCACCAGCAGAGAAAAGGTAGTGCGCACCTACGACCATGAAGTAAAAGGAAACACCGTGCTCAAACCCTTACATGGAAAGCTTGCTGGACCCAGCGATGCAGCAGTAATAAAGCCCATAGAAGACAGCTGGAAGGGAATAGTTATTTCATGCGGCATGAACCCCCGCTATGGCAAAATAGACCCTTATTGGATGGCAGCCTCCGCGGTAGACGAAGCCATCAGAAACAACACTGCAGTAGGCGGCCGAAGAATTGCCTTGCTAGACAACTTTGTCTGGGGCAGCCCCGAAAAACCGGACAGGCTGGGAAGCCTTGTTAAGGCATGCGAAGCCTGTTACAAGTTTGCCAAAGAATTCAAAACACCATTTATTTCTGGAAAAGACAGCCTCTACAACGAATCACCGCTAGGTCCTGTGACACCTACACTCTTGATAACCGCTGTGGGCATCACACCCGACATCAGAAAAACAGTCTCACTCGACTTGAAGTCTCCAGGCAATCTGGTTTATGTGGTTGGCAAAACTTTTGCAGAACTGGGCGGTTCAGAATACTATAGACTCAAAGGCTTTGTAGGCAGATCGGTTCCGAAAGTTAGAGTTCCTCAAGCAAAACATGTAATGGAAGCGATGGTTGAGGCGATTGATGGTGGTTGTGTTAGGGCTTGCCATGACATTTCAGAAGGTGGACTTGCAGTTGTTGCTGCTGAGATGGCTTTTAGTGGCAGCTATGGTGTGAAGCTACGGTTAAAGGATGTTCCAAGAGCAAACGATGTTGGTAGAAGTGATTTCACGCTTTTTTCCGAGTCGAACAGTAGATTTCTTGTGGAAGTGTCAAAAAGGCAAGCTAGTAAATTTGAATCCATAACGAGAGATGTTCCTCGTGCTGTTATAGGTGAAGTAACAGAGGAACGTCGTTTTTGTGTCTACGGTTTGAAGGGCGAAAAAGTGGTAGACGCCGATTTGGGCGAAATTTTAAACGTTTGGAAACGTGGCTTGGAGGTGGAGACATGAAGCGCGAAGAAATCCGTGTTTGCATTTTACGTGTCGGTGGAACTAACTGTGATGCAGAGACTAGGCGAGCTTTTCAAGATTCGGGGATGAAAGCAGAAGTTGTCCATTTTAATCGGCTTGTTAAGCAGCATAGTTTGCTGGACTATGATGTTCTTGTTGTTCCAGGCGGGTTTTCCCATGGTGATTACGTTCGCGCTGGTGCTATTTGGGCGAAACGGCTTATGGCGAAGCTGGGAAAGGACGTTGGGAGGTTTGTGGTTGAGGAGCGGCCTATTCTTGGGATATGTAATGGTTTTCAAGTTCTAGTTGAAGCAGGGTTGCTGCCTCAGTTTGACGGAATCAACCCGTTTCCAGAAGCTGCTTTGGGAACTAATGTTCCATCGGGGTACAATTGCAGATGGGTCTCTCTTAAGCGTGAAAGCAGTGGAAACTGTGTTTTTACAGGTGAGATTTCTTTCGGCTCTGTTGTAAGGATTCCTGTAGCCCATTCGGAAGGTCGCTTCATGTTTGCAAAAGAAAACGAGAAACAATATTTGGATAAGTTGCTGGACAACGATCAGCTGGTTTTTAGATACTGCCACTGCAACGGCGAATATGCTGAAGGAGAATACCCATCAAATCCAAACGGGTCTTTCTATGACATTGCAGGCATTTGCGACCCTTCCGGAACAATTTTCGGTTTGATGCCTCACCCTGAACGAGCCTATTTTGGTTGGCAGTTGCCTGACTGGACAAAAAATGAGACCGTGCCAACCTTTGGTGATGGAAAATTAATCTTTGAATCGGTTGCTGAATATTTAACAAAAAAGTTTTAGAAGATACTAGCCTAGAGTTGAGGGAAATGAGTAAAACAATTGAAGTTGTCGATTATGACCCTCAATGGATTGAATTTTATGAAGAAGAGAAACGTCGGATTCTTAAGGTTGTAGGAAATATAATTGTACGAATTGAGCACATAGGAAGTACTGCTGGCCATGATTTAGGAGCCAAAACAATCATTGACATGATGATTGCGGTTCCTCATCTTAGTGACGCTGCGAAGTGTATTTAACCTCTCCTAAACATTGGTTATGAATATGTTCCCGAACATGAAGATTTAATTCCCGAAAGACGCTATTTTCACAGAGGTCATTCCCAAAAGGAGCAGCATTACCATTTGCATATGGTTGAACTAAAAAGTGATTTCTGGAAGAAGCATTTGCTGTTTCGTGATTATCTCCGCACTCATCCCAAAGTAGCTCAGAAGTATTACAAATTAAAGAAAACATTAGCCATTAAGTACAGCTCGGACCGCGAGGCCTACACTATGGCAAAAACACCTTTCATTGAATTTATAATCGCCAAGGCAAAGGAAAAAAGAAAACAGTAAATAAGTTAGTAATGCGTGCTTTTCGCAAGCAAGAAATGGTGGGGGCTTACATTCTTCGATTCCCAAAATTGAGAATTATTCGGCACTGTGCATGATTTTAATTTGCCGTTTTTCTAGTTCAGCTAGGATTTTATTTAAGACTCTCTCTTTAACACCCAGCTTTTCTAAAGGGACAACGCCCCTTTCGTCTATTGCTTTTTGGGCTATCAACTTGGCTAAGATTGAGGCTGGGTATCCTGTGGTTCTTGCCATAGCTGTTATTCCACGTTTTTCATCATAGCGGTCTAGGAGCCAGTAAACGTGATTAGTTCTGGATCCTCCTGCTATTCCGTTTATTTCCACTTTCAATGCCAAAATGTCTTTAATCTCGGGTCTTTGAAGTTTCTCCCCTAAGAGTTTAACGGTAACTTTTCGCGGTGGCAAACGAACGTTCCCAACCTCTATGGGCTGTTCGTCAAAAAAGCCTAAAGCCTTTAGCAGTTTAATCTTTTCAACATGCCCCGGATACCTAAGCGTTTTCTCCCACATAGTTCTAACGCCCTTTACTGTGTGAAGAAGTGTTCTAAGCCCATCTGTATAGAAACCTTCAAGTTTGCCAACACTTGGAAATTCAACCTCTTCCAGCCCAGTTAGCGCTTCCACTTCCACCATTTCGCCATTTTCAACTATTCTTGCTGTTCGGGTATACTCGTCTATAAGACCTTCAGGTGACCATGTAATTGTATACCCCAGAGGAGAAACTGGCTTTTCTGGAAGACCGCCAACCATTATGTAAATGCTTTCAACTCGGTCTAGTTTGCTGATGGAATGGCCTAGAAGCAAATTGCTTATTCCCGGTGCTACTCCGCAGTCAGGTACAACAATTACACCAGCTTTTACGGCATCTTCGTTTAGCGTGAGGGGATTTTCTGACATGTACGAGACATCCACCATGTCTACCTTTGCGTCAATGGCGGCTTTAACCGATTGATAACCAATGTCTCCCGGTAAAGCCCCTACTACTAGGTCAAACTTTTTCATGGTGTTGACAAGTTCATGGTAGTTACGTGCATCCAGTTGAATTCCAGCAACATTTTCCTTATCGATAGCAGCAGTCACCTCGTCAGCTTTACTTCGACGCCTACCAGCCATAACAACCTCGGTTGAAGGCATGCTTTCAGCTAAATCTGCGGCTATGACAGAACCAATGTTTCCATAACCTAAGACAAGTATCCTCATATCAAACCCAACAAGACACAACTAGCTAGTTTTTGCCTATTTTAGCTTTTTTAAAGCTAGGAAAGGTGCACAGAGGAAAAAGTAGCGCTTTCTATAATTACATACTCAATTAATGTAAGTCGTCGAGTCGAGGCAGCCCCGTTCTTGCACCCATCTTCGTTATGCACTTTGACGCCGCAAGATTTCCAAGCCTCCCGCATTCCAGCAAACTCTTGTTTTCAAGCAAGCCGTAAAGAAAACCAGCATTCCACGCGTCACCTGCACCAGTGGTATCGACGACTTTCACTTTGAAAGGCTCTATCACATAGCTTTCTTCACTATTTGATACGAAACATCCCTTCCCGCCCAGCTTAACTCCCACAACTTTTACCCCTTCAGCTATCAACATTTTAGCGGCATCCTCATATTCTTTTCTTGTAAGCAGTTTCAATTCAGTTTCGTTGGGAAACATAACAAAAGCTCTTTTTATAATGGGTCTTAAAGCTGACAAACCCCTTTTAGCATAGAGCATACCTGGGTCAAAACTTACTCTGACGTTGGCTGGAAGTTGTTCAACAAGTTTCTTCTGGCTTTCAAACGATTTTTCGCCTACAAAAGAAGTTAAATGGAGAAGCTTGGTTCCTCTTATATAATCTGCGTTGACTTCTTTCAAGTCTATTGTATCATTGACTCCGGGAGCCACGTAAAGCGCTCTTTCACCCTCTCTGCCAACAAAACCCATAACGACGCCACTTCGTCCACTCTTTGCGATAACTATCCCATTTGTGTCAACACCTTCTATTCTAAAACCACCAAGTAAGAGACGCCCTTCCCGGTCATCTGCAACTTTGCCAACATAACCAGTTTCTAGCCCTAAACGCGCCAAGCCTACGATAGTATTTGCAGCGGAGCCACCGCACGATTCCTTCGATTCGACAACAAAACTTTCCTCTTCTTTTCCAGCTATCTTATTCACTTTGAAAAGCTCATCTACGTTCAAGGCGCCAAAGCCAACAACGTCGAATTTAGTCATAGGAACAGCTCTCGCAGGTAAATCTTGTACTTGCCCAGTTTGCCTCCATAATTGCCAGCGGAGATAATACGGACTCCCTTTACACTACGTGCTGCTTCGATTCCAGCTTTCATCGCTGCCTTCACAGCGTCTAGCGAAACACCATTAATTACAATTTCGGGAATAAAACGAATGTCCTCAGCTACCTTGGATGCACTGGCAAGTTTCTTCTTTAACGAGGGACAATAGATGTGATTGGTCGTAGGGCCGATTGATGGAAATTTGGTTTCAGGTTTTGAACCAGCAGAACATATGCCGAAAGGAACTATAACTCCTTCAACTCTACCGATAGCTTCAAGGGCTTTCCTCCCCGCAGTCATAACCGCCTCCTTGGTTTTACACATGTACCAGAAATTGGCACCCATAACTCCCCTTGCATAGCCCAAATGTCTTTCTATAAGAAAGTCGGGCACCATCAGAGGAATAACAATGATATGACGTCCATAACGTTCTTCTTCCCATTCAAAACCATCTCCACAATGCCCAACCCTCTCCATCATGTCCAATTTTCCTATAGGATTTGGCAAGGCGTTGAAGAGGGCTGTAAAAGGCTTTACGAGGATGTCTTGCCTGATGCGGTAGGACAGTTCAGTTTCAAACTTTTCTAATGCCTTTTGCAAAGGCTTCTTGAAGTCTACGTTGCCCCAAAACTGTAAAACTGCTCCTCTGCGGCTGTCTGGTGTTTCTTTCGGGCTTAGCCATTTTTCGATTCCGCCTTCAACTCTGCCGATGACTATTGAAGGGGTCGCTGTTGCGTCTTCAGCAGCACTGCGTAAAATCTCTTCGTCTTCGGCAGTGATAATTACTCTGCAGTAGAGGCCTTCGAATACTTCTGCGTACGTGTTTTCAACTTTTGCCTTCATAACACACACCTCTGAAGGAAAGGTAAATAAAGCTTAAGCGCATCTCAGCCCAGCCTCCCCACCTTCTCGCCCCTTACAAGCTTCCTGAAGGCGCTGCTTTCAATGGCAAGTTCTTTCATGTTATTAGCCATAATTTTGCTTACTTTTGGCAATGTTTCGGGGAATAAGTTGTGGAGTTTCTTTTGTAAAGAAGGATTCACGTTGTACTTTTTTAGACCTGTGTATCCCC is a window from the Candidatus Bathyarchaeota archaeon genome containing:
- the purM gene encoding phosphoribosylformylglycinamidine cyclo-ligase, which codes for MPKKLTYAETGVDRELRAKSKIALKMLKQTYKFSVYGEVLQLPYGNIFPISDRYLDLAIEGVGTKVLLAQLAEKYDTIGIDGVAMVVNDVIRSGAKPLAIADNIHAHKSDPFLVKEWMKGITKAATETQCIVAGGEIGDVAEIIRGLKRGKGFDIVVACIGEVDSDHIIFGNNIKPKDVVIGLRSSGLHSNGITLAKRVLFKEWGGRFDPYDVPEGLDRALIHEVLEPTKIYAKPIREVVKQHRIKGAVHITGDAYLKFDRFTKFSKGIGFRFNNFKPQPIFELIQKTAESFGGITDEEMLKTFNMGWGFAIVVDRQEQDDMLDCLEKSKDKAEVIGEVTSTKKIVAVYKEKTLVLR
- the purS gene encoding phosphoribosylformylglycinamidine synthase subunit PurS, yielding MLYKARVEVSLKPGHSDPEGETTTRSLRELTYPVRNVGVSKMYTIILEANSRNDAETKVEEMCKKLLANPTKDNYSFQVEETK
- the purL gene encoding phosphoribosylformylglycinamidine synthase subunit PurL, yielding MTTFTRRKTPFEIYEIKILDANDNQLVEISQELSIGLNLEEMKAVKTYFTKKNRNPTDVELQTIGQTWSEHCFHKTFKGTVVTDKGKIQNLFKTYIAKATTELNPPWCISVFEDNAGIIELNNDFAIAAKVETHNHPSAIEPFGGAATGTGGVIRDILGVWADPIACTDILGFGPLDYDYSKLPQGVKHPKYLFRGVVAGIGCYGNNMGIPTVNGAIFFDESYVGNVVVYCGCIGLLPKDKFVKNAKPSDTILLVGGRTGRDGIHGVTFASAELTKKSEEISRPAVQIANPIEEEKLKRAIIKVRDRKLGSGITDLGGGGLSSAVGEMAHRMGCGARIELKKVPLKYKGLAPWEIYVSESQERMLLLVPKKNLKQVIQIFKKEDVEATPIGKFTDDNTLKIYYEGHEVADLNINFLFAPPKTERVAKWSEVTFKEPIFPEPHDLSPHVLKMLSSSNITSREKVVRTYDHEVKGNTVLKPLHGKLAGPSDAAVIKPIEDSWKGIVISCGMNPRYGKIDPYWMAASAVDEAIRNNTAVGGRRIALLDNFVWGSPEKPDRLGSLVKACEACYKFAKEFKTPFISGKDSLYNESPLGPVTPTLLITAVGITPDIRKTVSLDLKSPGNLVYVVGKTFAELGGSEYYRLKGFVGRSVPKVRVPQAKHVMEAMVEAIDGGCVRACHDISEGGLAVVAAEMAFSGSYGVKLRLKDVPRANDVGRSDFTLFSESNSRFLVEVSKRQASKFESITRDVPRAVIGEVTEERRFCVYGLKGEKVVDADLGEILNVWKRGLEVET
- the purQ gene encoding phosphoribosylformylglycinamidine synthase subunit PurQ, with the protein product MKREEIRVCILRVGGTNCDAETRRAFQDSGMKAEVVHFNRLVKQHSLLDYDVLVVPGGFSHGDYVRAGAIWAKRLMAKLGKDVGRFVVEERPILGICNGFQVLVEAGLLPQFDGINPFPEAALGTNVPSGYNCRWVSLKRESSGNCVFTGEISFGSVVRIPVAHSEGRFMFAKENEKQYLDKLLDNDQLVFRYCHCNGEYAEGEYPSNPNGSFYDIAGICDPSGTIFGLMPHPERAYFGWQLPDWTKNETVPTFGDGKLIFESVAEYLTKKF
- a CDS encoding saccharopine dehydrogenase family protein, translated to MCLVGFDMRILVLGYGNIGSVIAADLAESMPSTEVVMAGRRRSKADEVTAAIDKENVAGIQLDARNYHELVNTMKKFDLVVGALPGDIGYQSVKAAIDAKVDMVDVSYMSENPLTLNEDAVKAGVIVVPDCGVAPGISNLLLGHSISKLDRVESIYIMVGGLPEKPVSPLGYTITWSPEGLIDEYTRTARIVENGEMVEVEALTGLEEVEFPSVGKLEGFYTDGLRTLLHTVKGVRTMWEKTLRYPGHVEKIKLLKALGFFDEQPIEVGNVRLPPRKVTVKLLGEKLQRPEIKDILALKVEINGIAGGSRTNHVYWLLDRYDEKRGITAMARTTGYPASILAKLIAQKAIDERGVVPLEKLGVKERVLNKILAELEKRQIKIMHSAE
- a CDS encoding carbohydrate kinase family protein, giving the protein MTKFDVVGFGALNVDELFKVNKIAGKEEESFVVESKESCGGSAANTIVGLARLGLETGYVGKVADDREGRLLLGGFRIEGVDTNGIVIAKSGRSGVVMGFVGREGERALYVAPGVNDTIDLKEVNADYIRGTKLLHLTSFVGEKSFESQKKLVEQLPANVRVSFDPGMLYAKRGLSALRPIIKRAFVMFPNETELKLLTRKEYEDAAKMLIAEGVKVVGVKLGGKGCFVSNSEESYVIEPFKVKVVDTTGAGDAWNAGFLYGLLENKSLLECGRLGNLAASKCITKMGARTGLPRLDDLH
- a CDS encoding formylmethanofuran--tetrahydromethanopterin N-formyltransferase; translated protein: MKAKVENTYAEVFEGLYCRVIITAEDEEILRSAAEDATATPSIVIGRVEGGIEKWLSPKETPDSRRGAVLQFWGNVDFKKPLQKALEKFETELSYRIRQDILVKPFTALFNALPNPIGKLDMMERVGHCGDGFEWEEERYGRHIIVIPLMVPDFLIERHLGYARGVMGANFWYMCKTKEAVMTAGRKALEAIGRVEGVIVPFGICSAGSKPETKFPSIGPTTNHIYCPSLKKKLASASKVAEDIRFIPEIVINGVSLDAVKAAMKAGIEAARSVKGVRIISAGNYGGKLGKYKIYLRELFL